The following proteins are co-located in the Sphingobacteriaceae bacterium genome:
- a CDS encoding HlyC/CorC family transporter, whose product MISELFITFFLVLVNGFFVATEFALVKVRGSQLDLKIQKGNKRAKLTKYLTEHLDSYLSASQLGITLSSLALGAVGESVISRIVETSFIRSGWILDGLTIHSISLPIALTLLTFLHVTFGEQIPKMIGIKYSLSVSLFIAWPIRIFYFLLSPFIWLLNKTSNVVLRLFGIKSVGEEVHTEEELRLILTESEEGGAIKPSENELIQNVFDFDDRIVKQIMVPQNRMVAIDVELGRNEVTKLIIDEGFSRIPIYLGDIDHVVGVIHTKDLLKALINNSFRSLKDIMRPAHFIPESMKINELLRDFQRHHIQMAIVTNEFGSTAGIVTMEDIIEELVGEIQDEHDEEKPNVEVKSDTEYIVNAQASITDVNSAIPIALPIDSHYETVSGYINFIYGRIPAVNDKRIKDGYEITILKRSRQSVESVRLKVVES is encoded by the coding sequence ATGATTAGTGAATTATTTATTACCTTTTTTTTAGTTTTAGTAAACGGTTTTTTTGTTGCCACAGAATTTGCTTTGGTAAAAGTACGCGGGTCACAGCTCGACCTGAAAATTCAAAAAGGCAATAAAAGGGCAAAACTTACTAAATATTTAACTGAACATCTGGATTCTTATTTATCCGCTTCTCAACTAGGAATTACTTTATCCTCTTTGGCTCTGGGAGCTGTTGGCGAATCAGTAATTTCCCGAATTGTTGAAACTTCTTTTATTCGATCCGGATGGATTCTCGATGGATTAACTATTCACAGTATTTCACTACCCATTGCTCTTACTTTATTAACTTTTTTACATGTTACTTTTGGAGAACAAATTCCTAAAATGATAGGAATAAAATACAGTTTAAGTGTTAGCTTATTTATCGCCTGGCCAATTCGCATTTTTTATTTTTTATTAAGTCCATTTATCTGGTTGCTGAATAAAACTTCAAATGTAGTACTTCGACTTTTTGGTATTAAATCAGTGGGTGAAGAAGTACATACTGAAGAGGAATTAAGATTAATTTTAACCGAAAGTGAAGAAGGCGGAGCTATTAAACCCAGTGAAAATGAGTTAATTCAAAATGTTTTCGATTTTGACGACCGAATCGTAAAACAAATAATGGTTCCACAAAACAGAATGGTTGCCATTGATGTAGAGTTAGGCCGAAATGAAGTAACCAAATTAATTATTGATGAAGGTTTTTCCAGAATACCTATTTATCTAGGTGATATCGATCATGTTGTTGGCGTAATTCACACCAAAGATTTATTGAAAGCACTAATCAATAATAGTTTTCGTTCATTAAAAGATATTATGCGCCCCGCTCATTTCATACCTGAAAGTATGAAGATTAACGAATTATTAAGAGATTTTCAACGTCATCATATTCAAATGGCCATTGTAACAAATGAATTTGGATCAACTGCAGGAATTGTTACTATGGAAGACATTATTGAAGAGTTGGTTGGCGAAATTCAGGATGAACATGATGAAGAGAAACCAAATGTTGAAGTTAAAAGTGACACCGAATATATTGTGAATGCCCAAGCCTCAATTACCGACGTGAATTCGGCTATTCCTATTGCACTTCCAATCGATTCACATTATGAAACAGTCTCTGGTTATATCAATTTTATTTATGGTCGTATTCCGGCGGTGAATGATAAAAGAATCAAAGACGGATATGAAATAACCATTTTAAAAAGGAGCAGGCAAAGTGTTGAAAGTGTTCGCCTGAAAGTTGTCGAATCTTGA
- a CDS encoding methyltransferase domain-containing protein, giving the protein MILDKVYWSERYKNEQTGWDIGYVSTPLKNYFDSLSDKSIKILIPGAGNAYEAEYLHHLGFEHVYVCDLAAEPLNNLKKRCPSLNKNYLIQEDFFKLNPAIYQFDLIIEQTFFCALNPALRQNYFEKMLELLTQGGKLVGLLFNCKFEQSPPFGGDELEYQLYIRELFKINTFKHCEDSIPARTGKELFMILEKA; this is encoded by the coding sequence TTGATTTTAGATAAAGTATATTGGAGTGAAAGATATAAGAATGAGCAAACCGGTTGGGATATTGGTTATGTTTCTACCCCGTTAAAAAATTATTTCGATTCATTATCCGACAAAAGTATTAAAATACTTATCCCGGGTGCAGGTAATGCTTATGAAGCGGAATATTTACACCATTTAGGATTTGAACATGTTTATGTTTGTGATTTAGCGGCCGAGCCTTTAAATAATTTAAAAAAAAGATGCCCTTCTTTAAACAAAAATTATTTAATACAAGAAGATTTTTTTAAACTCAATCCTGCTATTTATCAATTTGATTTAATAATAGAGCAAACTTTTTTCTGTGCCTTAAACCCAGCATTACGTCAAAATTATTTTGAAAAAATGTTAGAGTTGCTTACCCAAGGCGGAAAGTTGGTTGGTTTGTTGTTTAATTGCAAATTTGAACAATCGCCGCCATTCGGAGGTGATGAATTAGAATATCAATTGTATATAAGAGAACTTTTTAAAATAAATACATTTAAGCATTGTGAAGATTCTATTCCGGCAAGAACCGGAAAAGAATTGTTTATGATTTTAGAAAAAGCATGA